The Erinaceus europaeus chromosome 16, mEriEur2.1, whole genome shotgun sequence genome includes a window with the following:
- the LOC103127113 gene encoding olfactory receptor 11G2-like, with amino-acid sequence MKTSNFSSITGFILLGFPCPKEGQSLLFLLFAFVYLLTLMGNGSIICAVYWDQRLHTPMYILLANFSFLEIWYVTSTVPNMLANFLSDTKVISFSGCFLQFYFFFSLGSTECFFLAIMAFDRYLAICRPLHYPTIMTRHLCKNLVLSCWVLGFLWFLVPIILISQMSFCGSRVIDHFLCDPGPLLALTCKKAPVIELVFSTLSPLPLVIPFVFIMGSYTLVLRAVFKVPSASGRKKAFSTCGSHLAVVSLFYGSVLIMYGSPTSEHEAGMQKIVTLSYSVVTPLLNPVIYSLRNKDMKKALKKCLGI; translated from the coding sequence ATGAAAACCTCCAACTTTAGCAGCATCACAGGATTCATCCTCCTGGGCTTCCCTTGCCCCAAGGAAGGACAGTCTCTCCTCTTCCTGCTGTTTGCTTTTGTCTACCTCCTGACCCTCATGGGCAATGGTTCTATCATCTGTGCTGTGTATTGGGATCAGAGACTCCACACACCCATGTACATCCTGCTCGCCAATTTCTCCTTCCTGGAGATCTGGTATGTCACTTCGACTGTCCCCAATATGCTGGCCAACTTCCTCTCTGACACCAAGGTCATCTCCTTCTCTGGATGCTTTCTTCagttttactttttcttctccCTGGGTTCTACAGAGTGCTTTTTCTTGGCTATCATGGCGTTTGATAGATACCTGGCCATCTGCAGGCCGCTGCACTACCCAACCATTATGACAAGGCATCTCTGTAAGAATCTGGTACTCAGCTGCTGGGTGCTTGGTTTCCTATGGTTCTTGGTTCCTATCATCCTCATTTCCCAAATGTCCTTCTGTGGATCCAGGGTTATCGACCACTTCTTATGTGATCCAGGTCCCCTTCTAGCCCTTACTTGCAAAAAAGCTCCTGTGATAGAACTTGTCTTCTCCACTTTGAGTCCTCTACCCCTTGTCATTCCCTTTGTCTTCATCATGGGGTCCTATACCCTGGTTCTAAGAGCTGTATTCAAGGTGCCTTCAGCATCTGGGAGAAAAAAGGCTTTCTCCACCTGTGGATCTCATCTGGCTGTGGTTTCTCTTTTCTATGGCTCAGTACTGATCATGTATGGAAGCCCAACATCTGAGCACGAAgctgggatgcagaagattgtaACACTGTCTTATTCTGTTGTGACTCCACTCCTTAACCCAGTGATATACAGTCTTAGGAACAAAGACATGAAAAAGGCCTTGAAGAAATGTTTGGGAATATAA